TTTCCGTGGTGCCAGCATTAAGCCACTGAACGAGGAAGCAGCGGCGGAGCTTGGCGCCGAGCTGCTGGGCGAGACGTTGATCTTCCTCGTGGGCGGCGGATGCATGGTGCTGGAGTACACCAGGCAGGCGGTCAACTCGCGTAACAAGGAGGACGAGCTCAACGAGACGCTCACCAGCCTTCAGACTCAAATAGCAGAGCTCACGTTCACCACAGAGACGCTAAGCGCTCAGCTGAGAGAGGTGAACAGGCAGCTAGTCTCCTTTCCTACGCCCACCAAAAAGTGAGGAAATGGCGTAAACGTGGTACGCGTATGGACGTAAGAAGACTTGATTGCAACATGTAAAGCCTGAAGCTGCTACTTCACTGCTACTCCTGCATGGAGGAAGAAGTGGACATAACATCAGGGCGATGTGTTTTGGAATTGCAACTGTGTGCAAATAAGTGGATTGCTATGACATTCATAGTGTATTTTCTGTGGTTGATATTGCATGTTCATTACAAAGTGGAATTGAGAATTGAATCAACAAATTCAAAAGTTAGTATCTGATGATGGCATCTGTTTGGATATTTAATAACTTGGGAGAGGCTCGGTTAATAATTAACATGCCTCGAGTGTAGATGGGGAAAAGGAAGTGCTTAGTCAATATCACTGCGAATCACTTTGCGGATTTATGTGTAACTGCCATAATGGGTGAACGATGGTGTAAAATAAAGACGATGATGCCATTAATAATGAATTTGCTGTAAAAACGTAGTGGTGGTAAATTTAATGTCATACGCTGCTAAAAAAACTCTTTTTAAGCAGATTAATCTATTGAATATCAGAGGAAAAAAATTGCACGCGGAATATAGGGCATAAAATTactgatggaaaaaaatgctctattGTGGGCAATCTCAAACTACATTACCCAGTATTCTTCAAGCACCGCCATTACGTCACTTCCTCTTTGAAACGCGCGTTCTCATTTACGATACTACAACCAATACTTCATTTTCACGATAAATTAGTGTTAAAACACAAAATCCAGCACTCGAATATAAAATAGTTGAAAttacgtgtgttttttttttaactcgctCAAACTCATCTAATGGCGTTAAGTGACTggtccgctagagggcagtcGTCGCGCTTTTCATCTACCTCGCTTTTGTTGGCCACAAGACGAGCGGTGGGCAAGGTACAAATCATTGCAGgacttgtgtttgttttcttgcTTCGACACGCGAATGCTCAGCAAAGTGCCCAACTTGCATGCGAAGCCAATGCACGTTTTCTTTTCTAGCTGTAGTGTTTCGTTTTGCGCTCAATGCATCGTAATGAAGCTTGCCATAAGCTAGGTATGGCTAATATCAAACGCGATAAAAGCCAAAACGATAAACAACAGGATTTATAAACCTGTGTAAATAGTAGGTAGTTTTGTTTGGTAACGCTTATAAATACGCCGTTACCCCCTTTCCTTACGTGTTTTCTTAATTTACAGCCGTTTAGCCAAACTACAAATATTAGCTGTCaattttgtggggggggggcgcccTTTTAAGTTAATTACAACGCTGTAAACTTTGCCAAATGTCATCCCTGCGCTTTTTCTTCCCAGCCTTTATTTTGCGCGCACGCTAAGCAACGTGATGAGTTTTGACgtgatgaaactgaaactaAACGAGCTCAAGAGCGAGCTCCAGCGTCGCGGTTTGAACGCCATCGGTCTGAAGGTGGACCTGGTCAGGCGGCTCAAGTCGGCGCTGGACAAGGAAGCACTCGGAAGGGTCCAAACGGAAGAGCTGCAAGGTAAACACACCCTGGCATTTTAACACATTGATTCAGCAAGTTACCCAACAAGAGCTATTTTTTGGATACATGTTGCAGTTACAGGGTAAATGCAACAAACCCATTTCTCTGTGTATATTCACAGCCGAGGCTTTTGCTGGAAGCGACAGCGATCCACTGCTTGAGGAAGACGGAGGGAGTGACTCGGGAAGCTGctacgaggaagaggaggcagagTTTGAGGCGGATTCCGAGTCTGGCTGCAGCACGATCGACTTAAACGCCAACGCCGAGCTTCCGAAAACTGCCCCCATACCTGAGATGGTGGTCAAACTTGAAGTGGATGAAAAGGAAGACATCATCAAAGAAGGTGCGtgacagttaaaaaatgtcaatcTTTGAATATGTGATGAGTGAACTGCTTTTCTTGAGATGCTGCTGTTGGGGCTCAGGCTGACCAAATGTTATTAATTGCTCCTTCATTACAGAAATGAAGGAGGAACTCATCATTGAGAAGAACCCAGAGACGCAGGAGCAGTTGAAGGTGGAGTCGGAGATAACTGGACAGCACGGCCAAAAGCGACGGTGCGAGGAAAGCAGCGGTGACAACAACTTTGAACAATCCCAGGAGAAGAGGTACGTCCAAAACTGAATGTGTCAAGAGGAAGTTTGAATTACCATTCTTTTAAGATGAGTGAGGAGTTGCTGAAGCTTCTTGCCTGTCTGAGGAGCACTTGTTGGAATCATaatttttattagcatttatatatttactttttttaaactggttTATTCCCTTTAAGCCCGTTTTTACTTTGAGCAAATGAATGGTTGCCAGTACTGACGTGAAGGAATTCTTAATTTACAGATCATGGAACATGCAAAGATCTCCCGCCAGTTGGCAGTCTGGAGACgaaaggtaaaaaaatatatatatattttctacaTCCCAGTgcagcaaaaaataataatttatttgtgATTTGTATATTTTGCATGTCAAGCAGTAATTCCAGTTCCACACCTGTTGGCAGTGTGaacaaaggtaaaaaaaaaataaataatcctcCATCTCACAACAcaggaatgtaaaaaaaaaaaaagattaattgCATCTCATTTATATAATTTACAGATGCTTGGAGCAGAGATGATGTGGAGGACTTTAGCTGGCATGAAGCCGGCTGGGAACCAAATCAATTCTCCTTCACCGCAAGCCCCGGACCACGGAGCGCCGCCGCCGAGTTGGATTCCACCTCGCCGGCCGATTTCCTGGAGCTCTTCCTAACCGCCGAGCTACTCCAACAGATCGCGGATTGGACCAACTCGTACGCTACTCGCTATTTTCAAGCTCAGTCCGAGCGCTTGCCGCATAGCAGGAGTTGCGGCTGGAAACCCGTGTCAGTCGCAGAACTCAAAACTTTATTCGGACTCACGTTTATCACCAGTTATGTCAAAAAGCCAACAATTTCATTATACTGGAGTATGGATGAGGTTGACGCCACGCCCCATTTCGGCCGAACCATGCCGAGGAACAGATTTCAGCTCATATGGAAATTCTTTAAATTCAACAATACCACACCGTTGGACAACaatgacaaaatgtacaaagtCCGTCCGGTGTTGGACTACATCGTGGAAAAGTTCAAGGAGATGTATCAACCGGGACAAAACATTTGCATTGATGAGGGGATGATGCTTTGTCGGAGCCGCCTATCCTTCAGAGTCTTCAAcccgaaaaaaaacatcaaatatgGAATCAAGTCATACATATTATGCGATTCCGCCACCGGATATTGTTTCAACCTGCAACCCGATGTCAAGGAAACTCCGATGACGTCGGAGATCGTCTTCTCTCTCCTCGATCGTCTCCCGGGTTATGGTTATACGCTGTACATGAACGAGTCTTACAATTCCGTAGCAATGTGTGAGCTTTTATTGGGAGCGGAAACGAATATCTGCGGAAAACTGAAGAACAATAGGGGGGAACCGAAGATCTTTAGGAAGGTGACAAAGAATGAGTTGGGGGTGGAGGACAAGGTTACACGACACAATAAGAGGGTCATGGTAGTAGCGTGGCAGGGAAAGCTCTATGTGACAACTTGCCACAAAGATATATTGAAGGAAGTGCCCCAGAAGGGACAGAAAGATGAGGGTCCTTCCTCAAAGCCGGAGTGTGTCGCAGCGTACAACTCCTCCATGACCGGGGTGCAGAAGCTGGACCAAAAAATTACATACTACCCCTTCGTCCGAAAGTCGACAGACTGGTCCAAGAAGTTTGTTGCCTATCTTTTCCAGCTATGCATGTTTAATGCTCATGTCATCTACAGAGCAAGGCACCCAGAGGAGCGTATAACCCTCTTGGAGTTCATGCGCAGCGTTGTCAAGTCCTGGACTGTGAAGCGCTATGTTCTGGCGCAGGTAAGAAAGGATGAGGAGGGAACGTTTGAGAGGTGTGGGGACTTGGTGGCTCACCGGCCTTGTAAAAGGGCACCACCTAGGACTGACCCAGACAGCAGGCTCGACGGGCAGCTTGCCAAGCACAGACTTGAATACGTGACCACAGCTAGCAGGAGCGTAGACCCACCAAAGCGATCAGGAAGGAGGTGTAGGGTATGCGCTCGCAGAGGTTTGCGCAAAGATACCAGAATGTGGTGCGTGTCCTGTTGTGTCGCTTTGCATCCAGGAGAATGTTTCACAGCTTACCACACTAAACTCAACTACTCTGAATAGTTGTGTAAAAACAGCAAAGCTAAATCTGCGGACAGATTAATTGAACAATTCAAAACATCATACATATTTGTCATTCGTAAAAATTGTACATAGTTGTGTTTGTATAGTAAATATGTTTTCAATGTTGGTGTCACCAAAGCagaaacaaatgtttttgacagttttttttctgcaggtgTTACAATTTTTGGGGTCAAAACCAAAGGTCAGAGATGAGACTACAACTCAGAATTTAATCACTGAGGTGCTGGTGTCtctcaaaattatttttaagtTATTTATTCTTCATTAATTGTGGAGATTGTGTTTTACTAGAGGTAATTGTTGTATAAACGTTTTAATTGTGCAATAAGGGGTtgtatcagttttttttttaacccaagcAACATGGCGACTGTTGGCGGGCGTTCTCGTTTAACTACATTACCCAGTATTCTTTAAATTTTTACGTCACTTCCTTTTAATGCACGTGACCTTGATCCCGCTGTCACcaagtactgtattttttttagtaatttGGTGTTAAACTACACTAATCTCCAACTACAAATTgtttaaaaagtcaaaataataagaaataatataaaataataaaaaacaactcAATGGAAATTGGTCGAAAGGCAACTTCCGGTTGTCTGAGGAAGCTGAGGAGGGCGCTAGAGGGCAATCGTTTCCCTTTTCGTTTACGGCGTTTTTATTTGCCCGCGAGACCCGCGTCGAAAAAGGTAGGCCCTGACTGGAATTCCACAATTTGCCGTGTTAACTTTTATCATTCCCGACGTCAACCGTGCCTTGGGTGGACAACCTGCACGTAAAGCCAATGCATGTTTATTACGCTTATTGCGCTGTTCAAGTGGCAATGTTTCAATTCGCGCGCACTGCACCGCATGATTAGCCCTTATGCTAAGCTAACATCGAAGGCGAGATAACGAAAACGGCAAAAGCGTAGTTTTCATATACATGTGTATTTTGTTTGGTAAGTGTTATAAATTGGTAATTAGCACGAATGTAGTCCCTCCGTCACgttttttcaaatatatttatctATGTAGCTGAATGGCTAATATTAGCCTAACGCTAAGCTGATGGCGCTGTCGCATCCTCGTAAGTTGAACTCGACGTCGCAAACTTTCCAGTCTCACACCCGCGCTTTTTCCTTACAGTATTTGTACAGCACGCTCACTCGCACCAAGTAACACGATGAGTTtcgacgtgaagaaattgaaaGTGAACGAGCTGAAAGACGAGCTCCAGCGTCGCGGCCTCGAGGCCAATGGCCGAAAGGCGGATCTCGTAGAGCGGCTCAAGGCTGCGCTGGAAGAGGAAGCCCTCGCGGAGTCACCGGACGGAGGGGACGAGGAGCAGGGTGACGATGGCGGGGAGGGCTACGAAGTCGATGATGACATGGATGATCAGCAAGGTAAACCACAGATTTacacttttacatttttcaataaATATAAAGTCTCGCGATGTATGTTCACCATTTGTCAATTTACTTAAAATGTTGACCCGTGTCAGTGTAGTGCAGTAATTAAGGTGAATGAGCGGCAAACCCATCAAATTGTAATGCCTTTTTCTTTGGGTATTTACAGGTGAGGATTTTGCTGAAGGTGACGGCGATGCGCTGCTTGAGGAAGACGAGGGCAGAGATTCGGGCGGCTACTACGAAGAAGACGAGGTCAAACCGGAGATGGAGTCTGAGCCGTACGAGAGTCGGCCGGCATCCGACTCCGGCCACAGCGCGCCAGACCTCAGCACCCAGAACGTCAGCGCCCAGGACCTCAGCGCTCAGGACCTCAGCGCTCAGGACCTCAGCGCTCAGGATCTCAGCGCGCCAGACCTCAGCGCTCAGGACCTCGGTGCGGAGGACCTCAGCGCGCAGGACCTCCGCACACCGGAACTCCGCGTGCAGGACCTCAGCGCGCAGGATCTCAGCGCAGATGCCGACTTAAGCGCAGACGCTGACTTCAGCAGAGACGCAGACCTCAGCAGAGACGCGGACCTCAGCAGAGACGCTGATCTTCCCCAAGCCGCTGCCATCAATGAGGCAGAAGTCAAAATTGAACCTCACGAGGAAAAAGACATCGAGCTCAAACAAGGTTCGTGACAATTGAATTCCAGACGCACTCGGGATTGTATCAAACTTTACAAATGAAAAGATGCAGACGCTGTTATTATTGTAAGTATTGTTGGAATTGTGTAGTCAGAAAGTTCTCGGTTTCTCAGTTGTGATGTCAGCATAGTTCCTATGGCACCAATTACGACCGTCGATTCCTGATTGGACCACAGGCGTACCAAATTAAATGTTTGTCGTTCATCACAGAAACTAAAGAAGACATCAAGGTTGAGGACACACCAGAGGCGGCAGGTGATGATGGGTCAGAGAGCCGTGGGTCTGAGCCCAAACGCGAACAAGATGGTGACGGTCCGGCAGAGCAAGTGAAGATGGAGT
This genomic window from Syngnathus typhle isolate RoL2023-S1 ecotype Sweden linkage group LG6, RoL_Styp_1.0, whole genome shotgun sequence contains:
- the opa3 gene encoding optic atrophy 3 protein homolog, which encodes MVVGAFPIAKLLYLGVKQLSKPVANRIKAGARRSEFFKNYVCMPPAQLYHWVEMRTKMRIMGFRGASIKPLNEEAAAELGAELLGETLIFLVGGGCMVLEYTRQAVNSRNKEDELNETLTSLQTQIAELTFTTETLSAQLREVNRQLVSFPTPTKK
- the LOC133156037 gene encoding piggyBac transposable element-derived protein 4-like isoform X2; the protein is MSFDVMKLKLNELKSELQRRGLNAIGLKVDLVRRLKSALDKEALGRVQTEELQAEAFAGSDSDPLLEEDGGSDSGSCYEEEEAEFEADSESGCSTIDLNANAELPKTAPIPEMVVKLEVDEKEDIIKEEMKEELIIEKNPETQEQLKVESEITGQHGQKRRCEESSGDNNFEQSQEKRSWNMQRSPASWQSGDESNSSSTPVGSVNKDAWSRDDVEDFSWHEAGWEPNQFSFTASPGPRSAAAELDSTSPADFLELFLTAELLQQIADWTNSYATRYFQAQSERLPHSRSCGWKPVSVAELKTLFGLTFITSYVKKPTISLYWSMDEVDATPHFGRTMPRNRFQLIWKFFKFNNTTPLDNNDKMYKVRPVLDYIVEKFKEMYQPGQNICIDEGMMLCRSRLSFRVFNPKKNIKYGIKSYILCDSATGYCFNLQPDVKETPMTSEIVFSLLDRLPGYGYTLYMNESYNSVAMCELLLGAETNICGKLKNNRGEPKIFRKVTKNELGVEDKVTRHNKRVMVVAWQGKLYVTTCHKDILKEVPQKGQKDEGPSSKPECVAAYNSSMTGVQKLDQKITYYPFVRKSTDWSKKFVAYLFQLCMFNAHVIYRARHPEERITLLEFMRSVVKSWTVKRYVLAQVRKDEEGTFERCGDLVAHRPCKRAPPRTDPDSRLDGQLAKHRLEYVTTASRSVDPPKRSGRRCRVCARRGLRKDTRMWCVSCCVALHPGECFTAYHTKLNYSE
- the LOC133156037 gene encoding piggyBac transposable element-derived protein 4-like isoform X1, whose translation is MSFDVMKLKLNELKSELQRRGLNAIGLKVDLVRRLKSALDKEALGRVQTEELQAEAFAGSDSDPLLEEDGGSDSGSCYEEEEAEFEADSESGCSTIDLNANAELPKTAPIPEMVVKLEVDEKEDIIKEEMKEELIIEKNPETQEQLKVESEITGQHGQKRRCEESSGDNNFEQSQEKRSWNMQRSPASWQSGDESSNSSSTPVGSVNKDAWSRDDVEDFSWHEAGWEPNQFSFTASPGPRSAAAELDSTSPADFLELFLTAELLQQIADWTNSYATRYFQAQSERLPHSRSCGWKPVSVAELKTLFGLTFITSYVKKPTISLYWSMDEVDATPHFGRTMPRNRFQLIWKFFKFNNTTPLDNNDKMYKVRPVLDYIVEKFKEMYQPGQNICIDEGMMLCRSRLSFRVFNPKKNIKYGIKSYILCDSATGYCFNLQPDVKETPMTSEIVFSLLDRLPGYGYTLYMNESYNSVAMCELLLGAETNICGKLKNNRGEPKIFRKVTKNELGVEDKVTRHNKRVMVVAWQGKLYVTTCHKDILKEVPQKGQKDEGPSSKPECVAAYNSSMTGVQKLDQKITYYPFVRKSTDWSKKFVAYLFQLCMFNAHVIYRARHPEERITLLEFMRSVVKSWTVKRYVLAQVRKDEEGTFERCGDLVAHRPCKRAPPRTDPDSRLDGQLAKHRLEYVTTASRSVDPPKRSGRRCRVCARRGLRKDTRMWCVSCCVALHPGECFTAYHTKLNYSE
- the LOC133156037 gene encoding heterogeneous nuclear ribonucleoprotein U-like protein 2 isoform X3, yielding MSFDVMKLKLNELKSELQRRGLNAIGLKVDLVRRLKSALDKEALGRVQTEELQAEAFAGSDSDPLLEEDGGSDSGSCYEEEEAEFEADSESGCSTIDLNANAELPKTAPIPEMVVKLEVDEKEDIIKEEMKEELIIEKNPETQEQLKVESEITGQHGQKRRCEESSGDNNFEQSQEKRSWNMQRSPASWQSGDERCLEQR